In the genome of Gloeotrichia echinulata CP02, one region contains:
- a CDS encoding PIG-L deacetylase family protein: MNIKKQLQKIQTLVPNTWLEQMQDMHASLLFRWILGNGSKPLTLSHKSAMVFSPHQDDETFGCGGMIALKREQGIPVVVAFLTDGQGAATSEVNAQNQIIQLRKQEAVTALTILGVEPAKISFFDKQDGTLANLQHEERQQIIKQIAELLKKYQPEEVYVPHRKDCHRDHEATYELVKEAITQTGIAVELLQYPIWLFWRSPIFILLKLQDIAAAYHLSTSSVQHKKNQAISSYRSQIHSLPRGFVKRFLGGSEIFFKSE, from the coding sequence ATGAATATCAAAAAACAATTACAAAAAATCCAAACATTAGTGCCGAATACCTGGCTTGAGCAAATGCAGGATATGCACGCCAGCTTACTATTTAGGTGGATTTTAGGAAATGGCAGTAAGCCGCTAACATTGAGCCATAAATCAGCGATGGTATTTTCGCCCCATCAAGATGATGAAACCTTCGGCTGTGGTGGAATGATTGCCCTCAAACGAGAACAGGGAATACCAGTAGTAGTAGCCTTCCTGACAGATGGACAGGGTGCCGCTACTTCAGAGGTAAATGCTCAAAATCAAATTATCCAACTTCGCAAACAAGAAGCGGTAACAGCATTAACAATTTTGGGAGTTGAACCAGCAAAAATTTCCTTTTTCGACAAGCAAGATGGAACTTTAGCAAATTTACAACATGAGGAAAGACAGCAGATAATTAAACAGATAGCTGAATTGTTAAAAAAATATCAGCCAGAAGAAGTTTACGTGCCCCATCGTAAAGACTGTCATCGAGATCATGAGGCGACATATGAATTAGTCAAAGAAGCAATCACACAAACAGGTATCGCCGTTGAACTGCTACAGTATCCGATTTGGTTATTCTGGCGATCGCCCATATTTATTCTCCTCAAATTGCAGGATATAGCAGCCGCATACCATCTATCTACTTCATCAGTTCAACATAAAAAGAATCAAGCAATCTCCTCATATCGTTCTCAAATACATAGTCTCCCTCGTGGGTTTGTCAAGCGATTTTTAGGGGGAAGTGAAATATTTTTCAAGTCCGAATAA